GTCGCGCCGCAGATCGAGGTCGTCGCCACGGCATCGTCGGTCGCGGAGGCCGCCGCTGTCATCGCCGGCGTCGGTCACGACCTGATTTTCATGGACATCCACCTCGGAGACGGCAGCGGGTTCGACATCTTCCAGCGCACGGAGATCTCCGTGCCGGTCATCTTCATCACGGCCTACGACTCCTATGCCCTGAAAGCCTTCGAAAACAAGGGCATCGACTACCTGCTGAAACCCTTCGGACGCGAGGATTTGCAGCGGGCGATCGACAAGCTGGGGCTTCTATCGGGGGGGGGAAGCGCGTCTGCGGAGCACGGAGCCCCGACGCAGACGCCACCGGTTTACCAGGAACGGTTCCTGGTACACATGGGCGCCCGGATGAAATCGGTCACCACGGCCGAGATCGCCTATTTCATGGCCGACGGCAAGTACCTCCACCTCGTGACCCACGACGGAAAAGACTACATCGTCGACCGCACGCTGACCGAAGTGGGCGAAAAACTGCCGCCGAACCTCTTTTTTCGGATCAACCGCCGTTTCATCGTCGCCTTCGACGCCATCCGGGAGATGATACGCTACTCGGGCAGCCGAATCAAGGTGGTGCTCCACCCGCCCCTCGCCGAAGGAGAGGAGGCGTTCGTCAGCACCGACCGCGTGCCCGATTTCAGGCAGTGGCTGAACCGGTAGCACTCCAAACCATCAGCCATAAAACCCTCCGAGAACGGATTTTTCGGATTATCCCTGCAATTTTTGATTTTAAGCGAGTGAGTTTCGCGCATCGTGAAAAACGGAGCGGATGGGTAGTACTTGAAGTACATTCCATTCGCCCCGTTCGAGGGATGTGCGGAAACAGCCGCTTATAAATCGAAAATCAAAAAGGCAGGTCGTCCGGATCGTCGGCCGGGACCGAAGGAGCCGCCGGCTGGGGCTGCGGAGCCGCTGCCGGACGGGGTGTCTGCTGCTGATAACCGCCCTGCTGGCCATAGGAAGCCCCCTGCGGCTGTGCGCCGTAGGAGGGAGCCGGAGCGCCGTCCGAAGCGGGATTGTCCGAGCGACGCCCCAAGAGGTTCATCGTGTCGGCCAGAATTTCGGTCGTATAGCGTTTGTTGTTGTCCTTGTCCATCCATTCGCGGGTGCGCAGGCGCCCCTCGATGTAGATTTGCGAGCCTTTGCGGACAAAACGGTCCACCACGTCGGCAAGACCGCGCCACAAGGTGATCGTATGCCACTCGGTGTGTTCCTTCGTCTCGTTCGACGCCCGGTCGAACAGACGCTCCGTCGTCGCCAGACGGACGCGGGCGACCTTCACGCCGCCCTCGGTCGTACGCACCTCGGGATCGAGGCCCACGTTGCCGATCAATATAACCTTATTTACCATAAGTTTACAGGTTTTTAATCATTCGACGGAAAAGAAGCTCCATGCGCACGCCGGCCTTTTTGCCCTGACGCTGCACGTCCTCGTGATCGCCCACCTCGTCCGAAAGGCCGCAGTTGGTGATAACCGACACGCCGAAGACGGGAATCGACATGTGACGCGCCACGATCACCTCGGGAACGGTCGACATGCCCGCGGCGTCGCCGCCGATGGCCTTGAAATAGCGGTATTCGGCCTGCGTCTCGAACGTGGGACCCGTGCCGCCGACATAGACGCCGTACTGGAGCTTGATCGACTCCTCTTCGGCGATCTTCGTGGCAGCGGCGATCAGCGACTTGTCGTAGCAGTTGTGCATGTCGGGGAAACGCGGCCCGAGCTGGGCCATGTTGGGACCGATCAGCGGATTGGGCATCAGGTTGATGTGGTCGGTGATGACCATCAGGTCGCCCACGCGGAACGACGGGTTGATGCCGCCCGAAGCGTTCGACACAAAGAGGTATTTGATGCCGATCTGCTGCATCACGCGCACCGGGAAGGTCACCTGCTGCATCGTGTAGCCCTCGTAGTAGTGGAAGCGGCCCTGCATGGCGACGACCCGGCGGCCTTCGATCTCTCCGAAGATCATGCGGCCCTTGTGGCCCTCGACCGTCGAAACGGGGAATCCGGGAACGTCCTTGTATTCGATGATGAACCGGGCGTCGATCTTATCGGCGAAATCGCCCAGTCCGGTTCCGAGTATGATCCCCACTTCGGGCGCGAAATCCTCGGTCCGGGTTCTGACGAAAGCGGCGGTTTTCTTAATTTCCTCTAACATCTTCTTCTAATTTTTGCAGAAAATCCGTTGCCGAATCCTCTATGAATGAAATATTTATCGGTAAATAGTACAGGTTGCTGCGGACCCGGGCGGGGATTTTCGCCCGGTTGGTCATCTTGACGGCATCCTTCTCGGTGGTAACAATTACCGCGCCCGGATGCTTCTCCAGAAGCGCCGCGAGGGCGTTCATGTCGCGGACTTTGTAGACATGGTGGTCGTCGAGCGTCATCTCGGCCACGACCTCGTAACGTTCGCGGAGCGTCTGCACGAAGGGCTTCGGGTTGCCGATGCCCGAAAGGGCGATCACCGGCCGCCCCTGCGCCAGCGGCTCGCCGGACGCCTCCTCGGCATAGAGAGGCTGGGGCATGAAACTCTCGAAACGCGTGAAATAGACCCGCTGGTAGGCCACCTGGATCAACACCTTGCGCAGAATGCGGCGGTCGATCGGGGCCATCCGCTCGGGGCATTTCGTGACTACGAAATAGTGGGCGCGGTGCAACTCCTCCGGAAGGTCCCGCAGCGTCCCCACGGGCAGCATCCTGTCGTGCTGGACGGGCCGCGTGGCGTCGATCATCACGATATTGATTTTCGGCTCCACGTAGCGGTGCTGGAAGCCGTCGTCCATAACGATCAGATCGACCTCGGGATGCTCGGCGCAGATGCGGCGGATACCTTCGGAACGCTTCTCGCAGACGGCGACCACCGTATCGGGAAACTTGAGTTTGATTTGCAGCGGCTCGTCGCCCGCGTCGCGGTAGTGCGAATCGGCCCGAACTTCAAGATACCCCTTCGTGCGGCGTCCGTAGCCGCGCGAAAGCAGCGCCACATTGTGCATCTGGGACATGTAGGCAATCACCATTTCGGCCATCGGAGTCTTGCCCGTGCCGCCAACGGTGATGTTGCCGATGCAGATGATCGGAATGTCGAACTTCTCGCTTTTGAGGATGCCCCAGTCGAAGAGGCGGTGACGGAACGTCACCCCCGCTTTATAGAGGAAGGCCGCAGGCGCGAGCAGGCATTTGAGCATCTTTCTATCGGTTTGAACAGATAACTTTCAAAGGTAACGATTTTTCCCGGGACCACCAAACCAAAAGTCGCAAATCTGGTTCCAGAGCGGAAAATAGCGACTGATTTTGCGGAAACGGAGGCCCGGGCACCGCCCCCTGTCGCGGGGATTTCCAGATGCTGTTGGGTCGCAAAAAGTACTGATCGCAGTCTGCGACTGGTGTTGTTTGCCGCTTTTTGGTCGGCTGTTAACCGCGGTCTTCGCCCGCGGGGTACTTTGTACTTTTTGGTGTCAAAAGTAGCGAGAAAGCCGTGACGATGTCGCGGGTGTTTTGTACCTTTTTTCCGCAAAAAGTCCTGATCGCAGTCTGCGACTGGTGTTCTTTGCCGCTTTTTGGTCGGCAAAAAGCGGCGCAAAAACCGCCCCGCCGACAAAAAAGGCTAAAAGACGCGGCCTAACGCTGGCTCCGGGCGACTATTCGCGGGTTTGTAAACAAACCGTCCCCTCCGCTCGCGCTTTTAGTCCGCATCTTTTTGAACGCCTTTTTTGCCAAGCGGGAGTCGTTCGCCGCGGAACGCGGCGAGAAAAGTCCGCATTCTCGCTTGCAGCGGAACAAGAACAACCGACAGCCCGCGTGCCCGGAGCGGGAGGCTGCATAGTCTTGTTCTTGCTGCGCCCGCTCAACGTGGGCCGGAGGTTGTTCCCGCGAAAGCGACATGCGGATGATTTTGGCGCTACCTTTTGACACCAAAAGGTAGCTATACCCCGCGGCAACCGCCGCGGTTCTGTCTCCCGGACGGTCAAAAAGCACCGACAGTCCCTGCGGTCCGCACCGCACGACGACAAGCGATCCGCAAAAAAAATTTGGCATTGAGCCCGTCTTGCACTATCTTTGGCAGCGCCTTATACAGGCGGCGGCTCGGCAAATTGCAAACAAGTTTGCATTTGCGCCCGTCTTGCACTATCTTTGTCTTCATCTTATGAACGGTCTGAAAATAACGATATGCGCCCTGCTGCTCGCAGCGGCAGGCGCCTGCAACCGGACCCAGGGTCCGGCGGTGGAAGTGGAGGACGCAGAGGAGCCTCACAACATGCTCTACGGCATCAATGCCGACGATTACCGCACCGAGACCGGGGAGGTCGGAAGCGGCGAAACGCTGGGGAAAATACTCAACGGATTCGGCGTGTCGGCCCTCGCGGTCGACCGGCTGGACAAAGCCTCGAAGGAGGTGTTCCCGCTGCGCAACATCCGCGCCGGGCACAAGTACACGGCCTTTATCCACGAGGATTCGCTCTACGCACCCCATCTCGACTACCTCGCCTATGAAATATCGGTCACCGACTACGTGGTCTTCGGATTCCACGACGACTCGGTCTCCGTGCGCAAGGACGCCAAGGCCTACACGCTGCGCCGCACGAAGAAAAGCGCCGTGATCAACTCCTCGCTCTGGGGCGCGATCATGGAGCAGCAGCTGCCCTACGCTCTGGCCGCCGAACTGGAGGACATCTACCAGTGGACGGTGGATTTCTTCGGCATCCAGAAGGGCGACGACTTCACGGTGATCTACGACGAGCGGTTCATCGACGACACGGTGTCGGTGGGCATCGGGCGCATCTGGGGCGCGAAGTTCTCGCAGGGCGGCAAGGAGTATTACGCCATCCCGTTCCGCCAGGGCGGCAAAATCCAGTACTGGGAGGCGGACGGCGCGAGCCTGCGCAAGCAGATGCTCAAGGCCCCGCTGAAATACTCGCGCATCAGTTCGAAATTCTCCTACGCCCGCAAACACCCGATCTACAAGGTCTACCGCCCGCACACGGGCGTCGACTACGCCGCGCCGAAAGGTACGCCCGTACACGCCGTGGCCGACGGCACGGTGACCTTCAAAGGCTGGGGCGGCGGAGGCGGCAACACGCTCAAGATCAAGCACGCCGGCAACCTGATGACGGGTTATCTCCACTTGAGCGGCTATGCCAAGGGCATCGTCAAAGGTTCGCGCGTGTCGCAGGGTCAGCTGATCGGCTACGTCGGTTCGACGGGCGCATCGACCGGCCCGCACCTCGATTACCGCGTCTGGAAGAACGGCACGCCGATCGACCCGCTGAAGATTCCGTCGGAACCCGCCGAGCCGATCGCCAGGGAGAACCGCGCGCTGTTCGAATTCGTCCGCGACCGCATCACGGCTGAACTCAACGGCGAAGTCAGCCCCGAGGAGCAGATCACGCAGCTCGATTCGCTCGTCCTGCCCGCAACCGTACAAACACCCGACAAACAATAAAACGACAGGCCTATGGAACGCACGGGAGTCATCATCGTAGCAGGGGGCAGCGGAAGCCGCGCAGGCGGCGCACGGCCCAAGCAGTTCCGGTTTCTGGGCGGCATGCCCGTACTGGCGCGCACGATCAACACGTTCGCCGCGGCGCTGCCCGGCGCCGAGATCGTGGCGGTACTTCCCGAACAGCACATCGGGTTCTGGAAAAACCTCTCGGCGCGTTTCGATGTCGCCGAACACAAAATCGCCGCGGGAGGCGCGGAGCGGTTCCACTCGGTGAGGAACGGATTGGCCGCGCTGACGTCCGACCCCGGGCTGATCGCCGTGCAGGACGGCGTGCGCCCGCTGGGGAGCGTCGCGATGATCCGCCGTGTGGCCGAAGCCGCCGCAAAACACGGGGCTGCGATTCCGGTCGTGGAGCCGGTGGATTCGTTCCGCGAAACGGACGGAGAGGCGGACGCCGCAGGGCGCGCTGCGTCGCACATCGTCGACCGCCGGCTTCTGCGCATCGTGCAGACCCCGCAAATCTTCCGCGCAGAGGTCCTGCGCCGCGCCTACGAGAGCGAATACCGCGCGGAGTTCACCGACGACGCTTCGGTGGTCGAGGCCGTCGGACAGGCGGTCTGCCTGGCGGAGGGCGAGCGCGAAAACCTCAAACTCACAACCCCCGGGGATTTCGTCATCGCCGAAGCGCTGATCGCCGCACGCGAAGAGGCCGAAAACGAAGAAGGGACTACCGATGCAGAGCACGTATAAATACCGCTTCGATCACAGCACGATCTACTGGACGCTGATTTACATCATCGTCTTCGTCCTGCTGGGCGGCCTGCTGTACCACCTGTACGAAGGGGGTTACCTCTCGGCGTGGTTCACCTCGTTCATCGTGGCGCTGGTGGCCCTGATGTCGCTGTCGATTCCCCGCAAGATCGTCGTGTCGGACGAGACGGTCGAAGTGCGCTGTCTGCTGGACATCACCGAAATACGCCGCGACGAAATCGCCTCGGTGCGCCGGGTGGACCCCAAACGCATGAAATGGTTTCTGCCGATCTTCGGCGGATGCGGGTTCTTCGGCTACTACGGACACTTCATCGACCTGCGGAGGCTGGACCGCGTGCGGCTCTACGCCTCGGAGTGGCGGAATTTCGTCGAGATCACGGACATCTACGAAGACCGGCTCTACGTCTCGTGCGCCGATGCCGACCGGCTGGTGGCCGAACTCACTCCGCCGGGCGGAAACCGCCCCGACGAAGATGCCGAGGAGGAGGCGTAAGCGGCAGCCAATTTGCATACCCATTATTCACCTTATAAAACGAGTAAAAGATGAAAAAGTATCGTTGTGTAGTCTGCGAGTGGATCTACGATCCCGCAGTCGGCGATCCCGACGGAGGCATCGCCCCCGGAACGCCGTTCGAGGAGATTCCCGACGACTGGGCATGCCCGGTTTGCGGCGTCGACAAGAGCAATTTCGAAGAGGTCGAGGAATAGGCCCCGCTTCGGAGAAACGGAAGATGCGCCCCGGAAGGGAGCGCATCTTTTCGTTAACAAACCCGCAATTTCCCGCCCCCTGCCTTTCGCACGGACGCCGGCAGGCCGGTTCATAACCGATCCACCAGGGGACGGCAAGGCCGGAAAAAGACGGGAGCAGCGACATTGCGGCGTTCGGAGCCGCGCAACAAGTCCGGGGAGAGGGCCTTCCGAACGATGAATGCGCGGTTCTTCATTATCGGATGGAATTCAGCAGGTCCGTTTTCCCGTCGTTTACGAGTTTGAGGATCAGCTCCCCGAAGAGGGTGTTCTGCCAGGCGAACCACGCGCGGGTGAAATCCGCGGCATCGTGGCGCGAAAAACTTTCGTGCATGAATCCCGTTCCGGCGTCGGTGGTGATCAGCTGGCAGATGCAGTCGCGAATCTCTTCGTCGTCGGTCGCCGTGAAGGCCCGCATCATAATGCTCATGGGCCAGATCATTTCGACGCCGATATGGGGTCCTCCGATGCCCTCTCCGGCAGCTCCGCGCCAGAAATAGGGATTTTCCGTGCTCCACACGAACCGGCGCGTGTTCTCGTAAATCGGGTCCGTGCGCTCCACGTCGCCCAGATAGGGCATGGCCAAGAGCGACGGCACATTGGCGTCGTCCATAAGCTGCGTGCTGCCGAAACCATCGACCTCGAAGGCGTAGATTTTTCCGAACTCCGGATGCTCCACGACAGCGTATTGCTGCAATGCCCCGGCCACCTCGTCGGCCAGCGCCGTGCACTCCGCGGCAAGCTCCCGCTCGCCGTTCACCGCCGTCAGGATTTCGGCAGCCTTGCGCAGCGACGTGACGGCCATGAAGTTCGACGGCACGAGGAATCCGAAGGTCGTGGCGTCGTCCGAGGGGCGGAACGCCGAGACGATCAGCCCCACGGGTTTCACGGGGTTGCCGCGCCCCACATGGCAGCGGGTATCCAGCTGGCGGTCGGTCGTGCGCAGGAAGATGTAATCGCCCGGCCCCTCCTTCATCTGCTGTTCTTTCAAAGTCTTTACAATATTGCGCATCGCAGAGATCCACTCCCCGTCGAAGACCGACGTGTCGCCCGTGGTTTTCCAGTAATGGTGCGCAAGGCGCAGAGGATAGCAATGGGAATCGATCTCCCATTTGCGCTCGAAGACCATCGGGTCGGCCTGCGGAAAATCCGTCTTGTTGTGCGCCCCCGTCGGCGCAACGTTGAAGGCGTTGGCATAGGGGTCGATGTTGATCAGCTTCAGCTGGCGGCGGATCACCCCCGCGATCATCTTCTGCAACGCCGGGTCCTCCTTACACAGCTGCACGTAGGGCCACACCTGCGCCCCCGAGTCGCGGAGCCACATGGCCGGAATGTCGCCCGTGTAGACGTAGGTATCGGGATTGCCCGCCTCGTCCTCGCCGTAGTGTACGGTGGTGTCGAGCGTGTTGGGGAAGCAGTTGGCGAACATCCACCGCAGGCGTTCGTTGGTCAGAAGACCGCACACGCGGGCGATCTCCCCTTCCACTGCTTCCGACTTAAAAAGCCGCTGCTCCTCCGCGGGCCGCTGGTCGGCGTACGCCTCCGGTTCGTCCGGACAGTACCACACCTTCTCTTCGGCCCCCATTTCGAAGCGCAGCTCCCCGCCCTTCATCAGGTCGGCATGACCGATCCAAGGCTTTGTGTAGGGTTGGCCATTGAGCCACACCCGCTGGATATATTTGTTCGCAGCGGAGTTGTTCTCGGCCGTGATCGTGAACACACCGCTCGGGACCTTCACTTCGGCCCGGTCGAAGAGCGGTGATCCGAACCAGTAGCGTCCGCCCGCAGGCTCGGCCTCGTACATTCCCAGCGACGAGAGGACGTACCATGCCGACATCTGCCCCACGTCCTCGTTGCCCGATAATCCGTCCGGCCGGTCGTGGTAGAGCGTCGTGAGCACCTCGCGGACCTTGTCGGCCGTCTTCCACGGCTGCCCCAGCATCGTATAGAGGTACAAAATATGGTGGCTCGGTTCGTTGCCGTGGGCGTATTGCCCGATCAGCCCCGAGATGTCGGGCGAGGTCTCGCCGCCTTCGATGACCGAACTTACCGTAAAGAGCGAATCCAGCTTTTCAATCATCTTCGCACGCGAGCCGAACAGCCCTTCGAGGCCCTTGACATCGTGCGGAGCCAGCCAGGTGTACTGCCAGGCGTTGCCCTCGCAGTAGTCGTCGGCGCGGTGCGTCGAGGCGAACGCATTGAAGGGCGTCCTCCAGCCCTTCCGCGAATCCCGGCCCCGCATGAAGCGCGTCGCAGGGTCGAAATAGTTGCGGTAGCTATGGCTGCGCTCCTCGAAATACTTCGCATCCTCCGCCTTGCCCAGCGTCTCGGCGGCACGCGCCGCCGCGCCGTCGGCCAAAGCGTACTCCATGTCATAGGCTACGGCCTCGTTGAACATCTCGCACGGGATGTAGCCGTACTCCATGCGCAGGCCGTTGCCCCGGTCGGGATTCATGGCCGTCTTACGGATCGCCTCGAAGGCCTTTTCGCGGTCGAAGCCCCCGATGCCCTTCACGATGGCGTCCGCCACCGCTACGATGCCCGGGTTGCCCACCATGCAGTCGGTCTCGTTGCCCCACAGATGCCACACCGGAAGGCGGCCCTGCTCGTCGGCGATATGCAGCATCGTCTGCACGATGTCGGCCATCTTCTCGGGATGCAGCACCGTCATCAGCGGCATCGCCGCCCGGTAGGTGTCCCACAGCGAGAAGGTCGTATAGTTCGTGAAATCGGCGTTGCGGTGGATCGCATGGTCCGAACCGTAGTAGTCGCCGTTCACGTCGCAGAAGA
This Alistipes shahii WAL 8301 DNA region includes the following protein-coding sequences:
- a CDS encoding purine-nucleoside phosphorylase, encoding MLEEIKKTAAFVRTRTEDFAPEVGIILGTGLGDFADKIDARFIIEYKDVPGFPVSTVEGHKGRMIFGEIEGRRVVAMQGRFHYYEGYTMQQVTFPVRVMQQIGIKYLFVSNASGGINPSFRVGDLMVITDHINLMPNPLIGPNMAQLGPRFPDMHNCYDKSLIAAATKIAEEESIKLQYGVYVGGTGPTFETQAEYRYFKAIGGDAAGMSTVPEVIVARHMSIPVFGVSVITNCGLSDEVGDHEDVQRQGKKAGVRMELLFRRMIKNL
- the lpxK gene encoding tetraacyldisaccharide 4'-kinase — translated: MLKCLLAPAAFLYKAGVTFRHRLFDWGILKSEKFDIPIICIGNITVGGTGKTPMAEMVIAYMSQMHNVALLSRGYGRRTKGYLEVRADSHYRDAGDEPLQIKLKFPDTVVAVCEKRSEGIRRICAEHPEVDLIVMDDGFQHRYVEPKINIVMIDATRPVQHDRMLPVGTLRDLPEELHRAHYFVVTKCPERMAPIDRRILRKVLIQVAYQRVYFTRFESFMPQPLYAEEASGEPLAQGRPVIALSGIGNPKPFVQTLRERYEVVAEMTLDDHHVYKVRDMNALAALLEKHPGAVIVTTEKDAVKMTNRAKIPARVRSNLYYLPINISFIEDSATDFLQKLEEDVRGN
- a CDS encoding GH92 family glycosyl hydrolase, producing MKLTGFLFAAALLGACTQPAAEENYTRHVDPKIGTGGHGHVFVGANVPFGLVQVGPTSIPQTWDWCSGYHASDSTVIGFSHTHLSGTGIGDLFDITVMPVVGEVTYARGEENDPASGLWSYADRTREITKPGYYSVPLVRYGITAELTATERVGLHRYTFPASDAAAVVFDLENGGCWDKATDTGFRFSDDSTRIAGWRCSTGWAKNQEVYFVAEFSKPAKGISYLQPGEIDDSKMPRIAARYARVDFDTAEGEQVLVKVALSPVSIEGAKANLAAELPGWDFDATAAAADKAWNDELSKVKITTADETARRIFYTALYHTMIAPSLFCDVNGDYYGSDHAIHRNADFTNYTTFSLWDTYRAAMPLMTVLHPEKMADIVQTMLHIADEQGRLPVWHLWGNETDCMVGNPGIVAVADAIVKGIGGFDREKAFEAIRKTAMNPDRGNGLRMEYGYIPCEMFNEAVAYDMEYALADGAAARAAETLGKAEDAKYFEERSHSYRNYFDPATRFMRGRDSRKGWRTPFNAFASTHRADDYCEGNAWQYTWLAPHDVKGLEGLFGSRAKMIEKLDSLFTVSSVIEGGETSPDISGLIGQYAHGNEPSHHILYLYTMLGQPWKTADKVREVLTTLYHDRPDGLSGNEDVGQMSAWYVLSSLGMYEAEPAGGRYWFGSPLFDRAEVKVPSGVFTITAENNSAANKYIQRVWLNGQPYTKPWIGHADLMKGGELRFEMGAEEKVWYCPDEPEAYADQRPAEEQRLFKSEAVEGEIARVCGLLTNERLRWMFANCFPNTLDTTVHYGEDEAGNPDTYVYTGDIPAMWLRDSGAQVWPYVQLCKEDPALQKMIAGVIRRQLKLINIDPYANAFNVAPTGAHNKTDFPQADPMVFERKWEIDSHCYPLRLAHHYWKTTGDTSVFDGEWISAMRNIVKTLKEQQMKEGPGDYIFLRTTDRQLDTRCHVGRGNPVKPVGLIVSAFRPSDDATTFGFLVPSNFMAVTSLRKAAEILTAVNGERELAAECTALADEVAGALQQYAVVEHPEFGKIYAFEVDGFGSTQLMDDANVPSLLAMPYLGDVERTDPIYENTRRFVWSTENPYFWRGAAGEGIGGPHIGVEMIWPMSIMMRAFTATDDEEIRDCICQLITTDAGTGFMHESFSRHDAADFTRAWFAWQNTLFGELILKLVNDGKTDLLNSIR
- a CDS encoding single-stranded DNA-binding protein; translation: MVNKVILIGNVGLDPEVRTTEGGVKVARVRLATTERLFDRASNETKEHTEWHTITLWRGLADVVDRFVRKGSQIYIEGRLRTREWMDKDNNKRYTTEILADTMNLLGRRSDNPASDGAPAPSYGAQPQGASYGQQGGYQQQTPRPAAAPQPQPAAPSVPADDPDDLPF
- the rd gene encoding rubredoxin — its product is MKKYRCVVCEWIYDPAVGDPDGGIAPGTPFEEIPDDWACPVCGVDKSNFEEVEE
- a CDS encoding LytR/AlgR family response regulator transcription factor; the encoded protein is MRAIIIEDEPLSVAELRTTLAEVAPQIEVVATASSVAEAAAVIAGVGHDLIFMDIHLGDGSGFDIFQRTEISVPVIFITAYDSYALKAFENKGIDYLLKPFGREDLQRAIDKLGLLSGGGSASAEHGAPTQTPPVYQERFLVHMGARMKSVTTAEIAYFMADGKYLHLVTHDGKDYIVDRTLTEVGEKLPPNLFFRINRRFIVAFDAIREMIRYSGSRIKVVLHPPLAEGEEAFVSTDRVPDFRQWLNR
- a CDS encoding M23 family metallopeptidase, which codes for MNGLKITICALLLAAAGACNRTQGPAVEVEDAEEPHNMLYGINADDYRTETGEVGSGETLGKILNGFGVSALAVDRLDKASKEVFPLRNIRAGHKYTAFIHEDSLYAPHLDYLAYEISVTDYVVFGFHDDSVSVRKDAKAYTLRRTKKSAVINSSLWGAIMEQQLPYALAAELEDIYQWTVDFFGIQKGDDFTVIYDERFIDDTVSVGIGRIWGAKFSQGGKEYYAIPFRQGGKIQYWEADGASLRKQMLKAPLKYSRISSKFSYARKHPIYKVYRPHTGVDYAAPKGTPVHAVADGTVTFKGWGGGGGNTLKIKHAGNLMTGYLHLSGYAKGIVKGSRVSQGQLIGYVGSTGASTGPHLDYRVWKNGTPIDPLKIPSEPAEPIARENRALFEFVRDRITAELNGEVSPEEQITQLDSLVLPATVQTPDKQ
- the ispD gene encoding 2-C-methyl-D-erythritol 4-phosphate cytidylyltransferase; translation: MERTGVIIVAGGSGSRAGGARPKQFRFLGGMPVLARTINTFAAALPGAEIVAVLPEQHIGFWKNLSARFDVAEHKIAAGGAERFHSVRNGLAALTSDPGLIAVQDGVRPLGSVAMIRRVAEAAAKHGAAIPVVEPVDSFRETDGEADAAGRAASHIVDRRLLRIVQTPQIFRAEVLRRAYESEYRAEFTDDASVVEAVGQAVCLAEGERENLKLTTPGDFVIAEALIAAREEAENEEGTTDAEHV
- a CDS encoding PH domain-containing protein is translated as MQSTYKYRFDHSTIYWTLIYIIVFVLLGGLLYHLYEGGYLSAWFTSFIVALVALMSLSIPRKIVVSDETVEVRCLLDITEIRRDEIASVRRVDPKRMKWFLPIFGGCGFFGYYGHFIDLRRLDRVRLYASEWRNFVEITDIYEDRLYVSCADADRLVAELTPPGGNRPDEDAEEEA